From Maridesulfovibrio ferrireducens:
ACGTGTAAGATAATTTTTCAAAAAAAAAGGGATCACCTGTTATGGCAATCCCTGCAATAAAAAACTGATCTTACTGCTTAACCTCGATTCAAATAATCAATCAGAATTTCCCAAATACGCTCAGCGGCGTGCCCGTCCCAACCTGGTATTTCAGGGGCAGGATCATCTGTTTTAGCAAAAGCCTTTTCTACTTCACTCAGAATTTTAGCTTCAGAAACACCTGCAATAACATTTGTTCCGCGATCGACAGTGACAGGACGCTCTGTATTCTCACGAACGGTTACACAAGGAACGCCAAGAGCTGTCGTTTCTTCCTGCAATCCGCCGCTGTCGGTAATGACAACCTGTGCATCTTTCCACAGATAGAGTGATTCACGAAACGAAAGAGGCGGAAAAGTATGCACATTTTCTGAAAATGAAATAGAAAACTCTTCCATCATCTTGGCTGTGCGAGGATGGATAGGAAACAGAATAGGCAATTTCTCTGAAATTTTATTAAGCGCGGAAACAATACCCTTCAAGACATCTTTACAATCTACATTTGAAGGACGATGCAGCGTTAAAAACGCATACTTCCCAAGCTTTTCTTTGAGCGGCCTGGATTGATAATCGGAAGTAACATCGTCTCCAAGCCTCTTCACATTATAGAACAAATTGTCGATCATGACGTTGCCGACCTGAAAAACCGAAGCAGGGTCTTTACCTTCGCGCAATAAATTATCGAATCCGTGCTCTTCGGTAGTAAAAAATAAATTACTGATCGAATCTGTAACCATACGGTTGATTTCTTCAGGCATATCCAGATCACCGCTTCTAAGACCAGCCTCAACGTGAGCCACAGGGATATGCAGTTTCCGAGCAGTGACAGAACAAGCCAGAGTGGAATTAACATCGCCCACAACAACGACCAGATCAGGCTTGTGCTCAATACATATCTTCTCAAAAGAGATCATTATCGCGCCGGTCTGCTCAGCATGAGAACCTGTTGATTTACCCATATTAAACTTAGGCTCATCAATATCCAGATCCTCAAAAAAGACCTGAGACATCTGACGATCATAATGCTGACCAGTATAAACAATGTCGCATTCAATGGATTCCAAATTGCGGGATGCCCTGAAAATAGGGGCTACTTTCATCAAGTTAGGCCGCGCTCCGGCTACCAGAAAAACTTTTTTCATTTATATGCTCTCAATTGAAATTACTCGGAGACTTATGCCTCCGGCGGCTTAAAACCTGCCCTCGACCCCTTTGGTCCAGCCGAAGGCGAAATCACCTATTCTTAGTTCTTTTATCCATTTGGTCCGAAAAGCTTATTCTGCAATTCATCCAAAGTACGACATGATTCAGACTGAAAAATTGGACCATATCCAAGTCTGTCTGCCTGTTTGAGTCTTGTTTCTCCGCCCGAAGCAGGACGGATGCGGCCGTTTAAATCAACTTCGCCCCAAAATACTGAGCCGGCCGGGAGCGGACGATCATAGAAAGAAGAAAGAACAGCGGCTGCGACTCCAAGATCAAGGCCGGGATCGCGCATAGCAAGACCGCCGCCTATTTTTGCGTAAATATCAAGCTGTCCGAGATTTAAATTGAGCCTTTTTTCAAGTACGGCAAGAATCAGATTAAGCCTGTTTGTGTCAAATCCCAACGCTGTTCGACGCGGTATGGAAAGCACTGAACGGCTCGCTAAGGCCTGTACTTCTACAGCAAAAGGTTTGTGCCCGTCCATTGCCATAACTACAGCTGCACCGGAAAAAGAATCGTCCCTGTCACCGAGAAAAAGTGTTGAAGGATCTTCAACTATTTCCATTCCCGATTCACGCATGGAAAAGACAACCAGCTCATCACTGGGACCGAATCTGTTTTTAAGCACGCGCATAATGCGCATCATATGTTTACGGTCGCCTTCAAGATAAAGAACGGTATCAACCATATGCTCAAGTAACTTTGGCCCGGCAATCTGTCCGTCTTTGGTGACATGCCCGACTAACACCAGCGTCGCAGTGGTCTTTTTAGCTGCTTCGACAAGTTCAGACGAAACAGCACGCACTTGACTGACGCATCCCGGAATACCTTCCGCACGAGAAGAATTAAGTGTTTGCACGGAATCGATTATCAAGAGATCCGGTTTCTCCGGAGCTTCGAGAATAGCAAGAGCTTCTTCGGAATTAGTGCTGGCAATGGCAAGCATTCCTGAATTGAGCAACCCCAGTCTTTCGGCGCGCCCTCTGATTTGAGCCAAAGATTCTTCACCGGAAAAGTATACAGCCCGGTTTCCCATCTGTGCCTGAGCACAGGCAAGCTGCAAAAGCAGGGTCGATTTTCCGATACCGGGTTCACCGCCGACAAGGACAGCTCCACCGGGAACAAAACCTTTTCCCAACACAGTATCAAGCGGAGCAAACCCTGTTGAACGGGCCTCGGTATGTTCTGTCGGAATGTCAGCCAGAGCAGTAGTTCTTACGCCTGCATAAGTATGACTTACTGCTCCCTTTTTACGAACAACCACTTTTTGCTGCAAAGTATTCCATTCACCGCAACGAGGGCATTGCCCCTGCCATTTAATGGCTTGAGCTCCGCAACCCGAACAAACAAAAATATCTTTCGTTTTCATACATATCTCCGCAGTGGTAAAACCATAAACAAAAAGCCGGACATGCAGTCCGGCTTTTCATATTTAAATCTATCAATTCAATTTAATCTGCGCAGCCCTTTATATTTAAAGAATTACGCTTCAAATCAATCTTTATTTCTTAGGCGGATTTTTGGCTTCCACCACATTGATAACATATTCCTTAACAGCAGGAGACGGTTTGAAGAATACCACCATGAAAGGAGTATCCATGCCCGGCTTAAGCAGAGTATTATTTGATAAAACTCCAACCTTCGAAGTCAGCCCTGCATCTATTTCCTCACGGGACTGAACTTCAAGCTGGAACAGTGAAAGTGTGTTTCCACAAAGAAGTCTTTGAGAATCAAGCACCTGCCCTTTATCATCAAAAAGCTGGGCTTCCACTTCAATAAGCTCTTTAGGCGTATTGAAATTATTTACCACTTTGCCTTCGATTATAAAAAGCTGTCCAGCTTTGTCATTATTCACATAAAATTGGCGCAAATCTTTAAAAGAGAACTTACTGAATCTTTTGGACGGAGGCTCGGAAGCGTCCATCTCGCCATCTTCAGTAGAAGAGACAAAAGGAATATCGAAAGGAACACTTTCCCAGAGTTTCAGATACCAGGCTGCCCCGGCTCCTCCGGCAAAAAGCAGGACAATGATCAAAGTAATGATCATTCCTTTTCCTTTTTTCTTACCACCGTTTTTACCCGCAGAAGACCGGGTGGAGTCTTCATCAAGGTCAAAACCGTTTATCTCTCCATCGTCAAGGGGAAGACCGTGGTCGTCATCATCATCCTCTTCTTCAAAGGATTCTCCCTCTTCGTAAGATTCCTCGTCTTCAACTTCCTCATCATCTCCGAAAAGCTCGTCTTCGGAAAAAGATTCAGTTTCCTCGTCATCGCCAAAGAGTTCATCTTCATCAAAGGACTCTTCTTCGGCTACGGGTTCGGGAGCTTCTTCTTCAGCAACTTCTTCTGAAAATTCATCATCTTCATCACTGCCGAAAAGTTCCTCATCTATATCAAAAGCCTCTTCGTCGTCAGCAGGTGCTGCGGGCTCATCATCATCAAAAAGATCCGCACCTAAATCCGCGTCGGCATCATTATCATCTGAACCGAAAAGATCATCTTCAAGATCATCAGTACCGGCAACAGCGGGAGCCTCATCATCGGCTCCAAGGTCACCGAAAAGATCTTCATCAAGATCCTCTTCAGTTTCTTCGCTTGAGTCTTCGCCAAACAAATCTTCATCAAGATCTTCTTCAGCAGGAGCTTCCGGTTCCGGTTCCGGTTCTGGTTCGGGCTCTGGCTCAGGTTTCGGTTTTGGTTTTGGTTGCGGCTTCGGCTCACTAACAATCTCTTCTTCGAGCATAGACGCAACTTCGTCTTCCGGCTCTAGAGCAGGAGGGCTTACCTTAAAAACATTCGCACACTTGGAGCATTTAACTTTAACTCCGCCTGCTGGAATTTTACTATCCGGTAAATTGAACTTGGTCTCACAGTTGGAACACGTAATAATCATGGACCGCTCTACCTGCTCTTAAAGAGGTTTAAATCAACTCAAATCATAAAAAAATAACACATGAAACTATAGAATTAGACATTCTCTAATTCATAGACAGCATTTAGATACCTGTATTTTTCAGCGTAGTCCATTCCGTATCCTACAAGGAAGCCATTCTCAACAACAAAACCGGGAAAATCGACTTTAAGATCAATTTCTCTGCGCTCTCCTTTATCAATCAGAGCACAGGTTTTAATGCTAAGCGGATTACGCTTGGAGAAAACATGCTTCAAAAATTCAACAGAATGCCCAGTATCTACAATATCTTCTACTATAAGAACATGCTTATCGGCAATAGATCCTTCCAGATCTTTTGAAAAATTCATGCTTCCGGTTCTGCTTGTTCCGCTTCCATAACTTGAAAGGCGAACAAAATCTATTTCCGGCTCAGCTTCGAGACTGCGTGTAAGATCCGCAAAAAAAAGATAGGCACCTTTTAACACGCATACACATACTAAAGGCTGATCCCCGTATGTTACAGAAATTTCTTTACTAATTTCCTTAATTCTAGCCGCAATAACTTCGGAAGAGAATACTTCTTTAAGGCAATGGCCCATAACTAAGTTCCTTATTAATTTAATATACTTAAAGTTTCATTATCATTGGAATTTCATCACAATCAGGAAACAGCGGACAATTAATACAATCCGCCCAGACTTTCTGCGGAAGTATGTTTTTATCCGTCACAACGAATCCCTGCTTGGCAAAAAATGCCTCAATGTTTGTGAGAACAAAAACTTCACAAACTCCCAAATCACGAGCTTCCTGAATACACGCTTCAACCATTCTGCCACCCAGATTAGATCCGCGTTCATCAGGAATAACCACCATAGAACGAACTTCAGCTAAGCAATCCCAGCTGATGGCCAATGCGCAACATCCGACCACTCTGCCATCATCCGTTTCGGCAACAAAAAAATCACGAAGATGATTATAAACCGAAGCCCGGGAACGAGGCAGAACCATTGCATTCTTAGTACTGTCTTTTATGATTGAATGGATTGCTTCGGCATCTTCCATCCGAGCCTTTCTAATAATTGTCACAGATTTTACCGATCCTTAAGCAGCTTGTTAATGAAAGCCTCAAACATTGAACCGGGAAAACTACCGGATTTATCAAAAACTTTCTTACCCTTAGTGTCAAAAACAAGAGTTCTAGGAATACTTTCAAGCTTGAAAAAGCTTCCTACATCGCTGTCAGCAAAATAAATAGGGTAATTAAACTGAGCATCTTTACTCATAAATTCTTTAACATCTGCAACGTCAGGATCAACTGAAACTCCGATCATCATCAGATCGTCATCAGAGAATTTTTTGCGCAATTCAACCAATTCAGGTATTTCAGCACGACAGGGAGGACACCATGTTGCCCAGAAATTGAGAACAACAACTTTCCCTTTTGACTGCGCGACAACATCTTGAACAGCCTGAGCGTTCAAAGTTTTAACTTCACCGGTTGTTTCAGCCTTGCTGCAACCAACCGCCAACATCAAAACCATCGCCATCATTACGCAAATCTTATTTGTAAATCTCATACTACTCCCAGTATAAAATCATTTAGTCAGGATCAACTTCAGTCTGCACTAACAGATTCTTTAATAGAACTCAAAAAAGCCCTGTTCATCTGCGGCGGTCTTATTGGGATAATTTAATTACTGCAACAACTCTTTAGCGACTTTTACCGCCGCAACCGCGTCGGTAGACCAGCCATCAGCGCCTATAGAATCACAGAACCCGCCGGTTATAACCGCACCGCCGATCATGACCTTGATATCAAGGTTCCGTTCTTTTAAAAGATTTATGGTATCTTCCATTCTAACCATGGTCGTTGTCATAAGCGCGGAAAGGCCGATAATTTTAGCGCCTTTTTCCTGAGCAGCATTCACGATAGTTTCCGCCGAAACATCTTTACCCAGATCAACCACATCAAAACCATGGTTCCGAAGCATGAGGCAGACAATATTTTTACCGATATCATGGATATCCCCTTCAACCGTTGCCATAACTATTACGTCCTGCTCCTCCGTTCCTCCGGCTGCCTCCATGATAGGTTTCAGCTTTTCAAAGGCTTTCTGGAGAGTTTCGGCAGACTGTAAAAGCTGTGGCAGAAAATATTCCTTGCGTTCATACTTCTCGCCGACTTCCATAATCGCAGGAATAAGTTCATCATTAACCAGCGCAAAAGGATCACGTCCGCCTGCAAGATCTCTTTCAACAAGAGCGAGGATTCCGCCCCTGTCTCCTGAAACGACTGCGTCAAAAAGATTCTCAGCTACGGCTTTTGGTTTTCCTTGATTCTGTCCACCACCTGTAGCCTGTCCACCGTCCCCGGAAGGAGTCCATCCGGAGTACTGCTCGATAAACTGCTCTGCCTGAGGATCTCTGGCGAGCAGGACTTCTGCGGAATAGAGGCTCTCTCTGAGTCTGGAAGAGTTAGGGTTAGCGATAAAAGCGCAAAGCCCCTGCCCCTGACACAAAGTCAGGAAACTTGAGTTGAGAAGTTCGCGGGCGGGCAATCCGAACGATACGTTGGAAAGTCCCAGAACTGTCGGCAGATTCCATTCTTCTTTGCAGTGACGAATAAAGTCCATGCAATGCCTTGCGGCTTCCGGCTTGGACGAAACAGTCAACGCAAGAGCATCGACCATTATAAGTCTGCGGGGAATACCGTAGGAATCCGCTTCTTCAAGAAGCTTGGAAACCACTTCAATTCTTTCCGCACAGGTGAAAGGAAGCTTGCTGCCGATTATGGGCAGTAAAATAAAAGGAGCTCCGAACTTCTTACAAAGCGGTCCAAGCCGTTCCATACGTCCTGATTCACCACTGATAGAATTGACAAGCGGAGAACCTGCGTAAGCCCACAAAGCGGCTTCAACAGCATCAGGATTAGTAGAATCTATACTTAAAGGAGCAGGAAACTGCGCCATAACTTCTTTGGTGAGGGCCGGTAAAATTTTAACTTCATCAACCATGGGAGCGCCTACATTAATATCAAGCACAGGTGCTCCGGCTGAAAGCTGCTCTGCGGCAAACTTCATAGCCTCGGTGAACTGCCCTTTTTGAAGCTCGGCACTGAGAACTTTCTTTCCGGTGGGATTAATACGCTCACCGATGATTACACCGCGCTGATCAAATCCGATCTTAACGGACTGCGCACGAGACGTAAGAACCATCTGGCAATTATCCTCGGGAACAGGACGCTTCCATTTTGCGTCACCCACAGCATTTCTGAGCGCTCTGATATGGTCAGGAGTTGTTCCGCAGCAACCACCTATAAATTTAGCACCAACTTCAAGGAAACGAACGGATTGTTTGGCAAAAGGCTCAGGCTGAAGTCTAAAAACTGTTTGACGGTTTTCATCCAGTTCAGGAAGTCCGGCATTTGCTTCAACCAGCAATGGACTGGAAAGCCTCGGCTGCATGGACTCCAGCACTTCATATATCTGTTCAGGCCCTGCACTGCAGTTGGTCCCCATCAGTTCAACACCCATATTCTGCATGGTGTCAATAAACGTCAGCGGAGACGAACCTGTCAGACAAGCGGCAGGAGATTCAAAAGTCATGGAAAGAGCAACGGGCAAGTCGCAGACTTCGCGGGCGGCAATAACAACAGCTCTCGCTTCAGCAAGGTCAAAATGAGTTTCACCGAGAATCAGATCAACTCCACCTTCAACCAGTCCCTTGATCTGTTCTTTATAGATCTCGACCATCTCTTTAAAGGTCATTTCACCTAGAGGCTGGACAAAATAACCGGTTGGACCGACACTACCGGCAACAAAGACGTTATCTCCGGCAACGCTTTTGGCGATAAGAGCCATTTCTCTGTTCAGGCCGATGACATCCGCACCCGAGCCGAGCTTGGGCCTGCTGCCGCCGAAGGTGTTAGTGGTAAGAACATTCGCCCCGGCAGAAACATAATCCTTGTGCACAGATTTTATAACTTCAGGGCTCTCAAGACCGAAAATTTCAGGAGACATTCCTGCGGGAAGACCTCTTCCCTGTAGAAGTGTTCCATATCCACCATCGAAAAAATAAACACGATCGTCGCTGAGAGCTTTACGAAAATCCGGCATAAGGTACTCCAAAAGTTATGAATAAAACCCGAAAAATCTGATCACAATTGTTTCGAATAGCTTCTACTTAAAAACATTGAAAAGGACAAATAAAAACTATATCCTTATAAGTTCTAAATATGATCATCAATGTAAACTAAAGTTCAAATAATGTCAGCCGCACAGGAAAATTACCCGGTCAATGAAATCAAAAAAAGAAAATGAACCAATAGTTCCGGAACTTATAGAAGACGAGGACGATATCATAGATGTCAAACCCGATTTTCTACCGACTCCGAGAGCAAAAGGCGAAGTAGCCACTAAAGATCCGCTGCATCTCTATCTTAATGAGATAAGCCGCTTTCCTCTGCTTGAGCCTGAAGAAGAATTCAGACTGGCAAAAAGAGTGCAGGAAAATGGAGATCAGGAAGCTGCATTTCGCCTTGTATCTTCACATCTTAGACTGGTGGTTAAAATCGCCATGGACTTCCAGCGGCGCTGGATGCAGAATGTGCTGGATCTTATTCAGGAAGGAAATGTCGGCCTTATGAAGGCGGTAAATAAATTTGACCCTGATAAAGGTATCAAGTTTTCTTACTATGCAGCCTTCTGGGTAAAAGCTTACATCCTTAAATATATCATGGATAACTGGCGCATGGTTAAAATCGGAACCACCCAGACCCAGCGCAAACTTTTTTACAACCTGAACAAAGAACGCCAAAGACTTCAAACACTTGGCTTCGACCCGACAACATCAGTGCTCTCCGAAAATCTCAATGTGACCGAAGAAGAGATTACGGAAATGGATAAAAGGCTGGCGAAGAATGACCTTTCCCTGAATCTCAAGTTCGGAGAGGATTCAGAAGCCACCCGTATGGATTTTTTACCTGATTTAGGTCCGGGCATAGAAGAAACTCTTGCTAATAAGGAGATTTCCACCTTACTTCTTGAACAGCTTAGAACAGTAGCTCCGAAATTAAATGAAAAAGAACAAGTTATTTTAGACGACAGGTTGCTCTCTGACTCTCCGCGCACACTTAGAGAAATAGGTGAAGAATTCGGAGTGACTAGAGAAAGAGTCCGCCAGATTGAAGCTCGGTTATTAAACAAACTGAGAGACCATCTAGCCGAAACAGTAAAAGATTTTTCTGAAGATTGGATACCTGATAATGAATAAACTCCTTACTGAACTGAAAAAAGAAGCCAGAAATTTAGCTGCAGCTCTACCTACACCGCAATTTTACCGCGATGCTGAGACTCAGCTTGAATTTTCACACGGCATGTTTTTTGATCATCCGCTTGTAATCAGATTACAGGAAGATGTTCTTCCATTTCTTTATGATGAATATGCTCACGGCATTTACCACTCTAAAAAAGTGGCCATAGAAGCCGGAGCAATAGTCCTTAAAGACGGAGATCATCTATCGCCTGACACTGTGAGAGAACTTGTTCTGCTTGCCCAGTTCTGCGGACTTCTTCATGACAGCTGCAGACTGGATGAAGACCACGCTTTACACGGGGCGGAAACCTCACGGGTCATCCTGAATCAATATCCGCTTTCAGAACGCAGCAAAGATCTTATTGCCAAATCTATTGCCCGGCACGAAGCTTTCAAACCTGCAAGCCCCATCATCGACGACCCGGAACTGGAACTATTAAGCGGCGCACTCTACGACGCTGACAAATTCCGATGGGGACCAGATAATTTTTCAACAACTCTTTGGGAAATTTGTGACTACGAAGACTGGTCTCTACAGGAAATTATTGAAAAATTCCCCAAAGGTCTGGATATGATAAAATCCATTGAATCCACCTTCAGGACCAATACCGGCAAAAAGTACGGTCCGGAAATGATAGATCAAGGCATGACTATCGGGTCCAAGATTTACAAGCGTCTGATTGAATTATCAGAATCACCCAAATACTCTACCTATAAAAAACAAAACCCTATTGTATGATTTATCCAGCATCTACACATTGCAAAGCAATATCTTCTGCCGCAATTCTAGCTATATTCTTTGTTATTGCTTTGAGCGGTTGTGCTGCAAAAACCGGAATTAACTCCTCGGCTGCAAATCCGCAATTAACCCCCGAGACTCAGCTGACTTTTGACTACCTTGTTTATCAGGATTACCTGTCACGCCTTAGTCAAATCATGCGCAGCGGGGACAGGTCTCAGGAAGCATCGCTTGAGTCCGCACGTCTGCAGCAGGAAGCTATCGTTGTTGTTGACCGCATCCTGAAAGTTGACCCCAGAGCTCAGCTTTATGCTGAAAAAGCATCTCTTTTCTGGGCAGCCCAGCAAATTGACGAAGCGCGGGAAGCTCTCAAGGAAGGCCTCAAAAAATTCCCTGAAGATCGAAAACTGATCATGAGCCTTTCCAGCACCTATCTTGTTGAAAACAGAACTACGGACGCTGAGAGTGTTCTTCAAGAATATATACACAAGCATCCCAATGATCTTGTTGTCATAACTCAGCTTGCCCGTATTCTGCTTGAACAGAAAAAATTTGCACAGGCTCTTGATACGCTGAAAGTTATTCCGGCAGAAAAACGGACAACCGAAATTCTGTATTATTACGCAAAAGCAAGTGCAGGCCTCGGACTGACCAAGCAAGCCATCAGAGCTCTGCAAAAAGCTGTTAAAGTAAAGCCTGACTACCTTGAAGCATGGGGCGAACTGGCTTATCTATATGAGCTTGGAAAAGACTATGACGCAGCTGAAAAAATTTACACAAAGATGCTGGAATTCCCTGAAGCATCCAACCATATCCGCCTGCGCCTTATAGAGTTGAGCCTTAAGCTGAACAACCCCGACCGAGGGCTGTCACTGGTACTGGAAGGCCCGCGCAACACTGCTTTCCTACTCGATTCGGCACAGATTTTCTTGAACAGCAAATTCTACGGACAGGCCTCGACGATCCTTGATATTTTTGTACTGGAAAAAGAAATCCCTGACGCTTATTACTTTTTCAAAGCTTCAATTGCCTACGAAGGAGAAGAAGATCCCGCTAAGGCTCTTAACTTCCTGAACAAAGTAAAGCCAAGCAGCGACCATTATGACCGCAGTCTGCAATTCAAGGCGCACCTGCTTATCGACCTGAAAAAGGATAAGGAAGCTTTGACCGTTCTTAGAAAAGGACAGGAACAATTTCCCGATAATCCGAACTTCTTTTTGATAGAAGCATCTCTTCATATAGAACTCAAGCAGCCTGAAAAAGCTGAAGAAACTCTTTTAAGAGGATACAAGAATATACCTGATTCTCCTCAGATTCTTTTTCAGCTGGGCATAATAGAAGAGCGAAAAGGAAACATAGACAATACCTTGAAATACATGGAAAAAATAATATCCATACATCCGGATCACGCAGACGCACTCAATTATGTCGGATACATTCTTGCCGACAGAAATGAACAGCTTGACCGCGCAATGGTTTTGATATCCAGAGCAAACAAGCTTGAGCCGGACAACGGCTTCATAATAGATTCCTTGGCATGGGTTCATTACCGCCTCGGAAATTTTGATGAAGCTTGGAAAAACATCGGGCGTGCTCTTTCTCTTCAGCCAAGGCAGCCGGAGTTATGGGAACATTACGGAGATATAGCTCTTGCCATGGGAAACAAAAAAGAAGCTGCAAAAGCCTACAAAAGAGCCCTTAAATTCGACCCTGAAAATAAAGAACTGCGCAGGAAACTGGATTCCTTATGATTTCCAAATTATGGAGGACTGCAATCCTTATTCTGGCCGTAGCAACTATGGCCGCCGGATGTAGTTCCAGAAATTTACAATTTCATGACCCGGATAAAGTTTACTCAAAATTCAGAAATGAATTCGGCACCTGTAATGCCACAGGAGTGAACTTCACAGCCAGCCTCTATTATACAGCGCAGAAACAAGGACACCGGACAATAATGAACTTATGGGGAGATCTCGGATCTCCTTTACGCCTTGATGTAAGAGCCGGAATAGGAACGTATCTCGCTCACATTCTTGAAGATAAAAATGGACTGACGGCTTTTTACCCGGATCAAAACACAGCATATTCACATTCCTCACCCGAAAGAGCTGTCAGAATGTTGGGGCTGCCATTTCCTTTCTCCCTGAAAGATCTTGCAGGACTTATCGCCGGCTGTTATCCCGATTTTATTCCAAGCTCATTCGATACAGTTACACTTGATAAGAATCGCAAAGGGTTGCTTTATCTTTATGATAAAGGGCCAGTCAGTTCAATAACGCTTACGGAACAAGGAATTCCAACGGAAATTACCGGGCGCGGAGAGCTGCCTTGGATAATGAAAATGGAATCCTATGAACTGA
This genomic window contains:
- a CDS encoding homocysteine S-methyltransferase family protein, translated to MPDFRKALSDDRVYFFDGGYGTLLQGRGLPAGMSPEIFGLESPEVIKSVHKDYVSAGANVLTTNTFGGSRPKLGSGADVIGLNREMALIAKSVAGDNVFVAGSVGPTGYFVQPLGEMTFKEMVEIYKEQIKGLVEGGVDLILGETHFDLAEARAVVIAAREVCDLPVALSMTFESPAACLTGSSPLTFIDTMQNMGVELMGTNCSAGPEQIYEVLESMQPRLSSPLLVEANAGLPELDENRQTVFRLQPEPFAKQSVRFLEVGAKFIGGCCGTTPDHIRALRNAVGDAKWKRPVPEDNCQMVLTSRAQSVKIGFDQRGVIIGERINPTGKKVLSAELQKGQFTEAMKFAAEQLSAGAPVLDINVGAPMVDEVKILPALTKEVMAQFPAPLSIDSTNPDAVEAALWAYAGSPLVNSISGESGRMERLGPLCKKFGAPFILLPIIGSKLPFTCAERIEVVSKLLEEADSYGIPRRLIMVDALALTVSSKPEAARHCMDFIRHCKEEWNLPTVLGLSNVSFGLPARELLNSSFLTLCQGQGLCAFIANPNSSRLRESLYSAEVLLARDPQAEQFIEQYSGWTPSGDGGQATGGGQNQGKPKAVAENLFDAVVSGDRGGILALVERDLAGGRDPFALVNDELIPAIMEVGEKYERKEYFLPQLLQSAETLQKAFEKLKPIMEAAGGTEEQDVIVMATVEGDIHDIGKNIVCLMLRNHGFDVVDLGKDVSAETIVNAAQEKGAKIIGLSALMTTTMVRMEDTINLLKERNLDIKVMIGGAVITGGFCDSIGADGWSTDAVAAVKVAKELLQ
- the radA gene encoding DNA repair protein RadA — protein: MKTKDIFVCSGCGAQAIKWQGQCPRCGEWNTLQQKVVVRKKGAVSHTYAGVRTTALADIPTEHTEARSTGFAPLDTVLGKGFVPGGAVLVGGEPGIGKSTLLLQLACAQAQMGNRAVYFSGEESLAQIRGRAERLGLLNSGMLAIASTNSEEALAILEAPEKPDLLIIDSVQTLNSSRAEGIPGCVSQVRAVSSELVEAAKKTTATLVLVGHVTKDGQIAGPKLLEHMVDTVLYLEGDRKHMMRIMRVLKNRFGPSDELVVFSMRESGMEIVEDPSTLFLGDRDDSFSGAAVVMAMDGHKPFAVEVQALASRSVLSIPRRTALGFDTNRLNLILAVLEKRLNLNLGQLDIYAKIGGGLAMRDPGLDLGVAAAVLSSFYDRPLPAGSVFWGEVDLNGRIRPASGGETRLKQADRLGYGPIFQSESCRTLDELQNKLFGPNG
- a CDS encoding RNA polymerase sigma factor RpoD/SigA, whose protein sequence is MKSKKENEPIVPELIEDEDDIIDVKPDFLPTPRAKGEVATKDPLHLYLNEISRFPLLEPEEEFRLAKRVQENGDQEAAFRLVSSHLRLVVKIAMDFQRRWMQNVLDLIQEGNVGLMKAVNKFDPDKGIKFSYYAAFWVKAYILKYIMDNWRMVKIGTTQTQRKLFYNLNKERQRLQTLGFDPTTSVLSENLNVTEEEITEMDKRLAKNDLSLNLKFGEDSEATRMDFLPDLGPGIEETLANKEISTLLLEQLRTVAPKLNEKEQVILDDRLLSDSPRTLREIGEEFGVTRERVRQIEARLLNKLRDHLAETVKDFSEDWIPDNE
- a CDS encoding DUF3426 domain-containing protein, translated to MIITCSNCETKFNLPDSKIPAGGVKVKCSKCANVFKVSPPALEPEDEVASMLEEEIVSEPKPQPKPKPKPEPEPEPEPEPEPEAPAEEDLDEDLFGEDSSEETEEDLDEDLFGDLGADDEAPAVAGTDDLEDDLFGSDDNDADADLGADLFDDDEPAAPADDEEAFDIDEELFGSDEDDEFSEEVAEEEAPEPVAEEESFDEDELFGDDEETESFSEDELFGDDEEVEDEESYEEGESFEEEDDDDDHGLPLDDGEINGFDLDEDSTRSSAGKNGGKKKGKGMIITLIIVLLFAGGAGAAWYLKLWESVPFDIPFVSSTEDGEMDASEPPSKRFSKFSFKDLRQFYVNNDKAGQLFIIEGKVVNNFNTPKELIEVEAQLFDDKGQVLDSQRLLCGNTLSLFQLEVQSREEIDAGLTSKVGVLSNNTLLKPGMDTPFMVVFFKPSPAVKEYVINVVEAKNPPKK
- a CDS encoding TlpA disulfide reductase family protein gives rise to the protein MRFTNKICVMMAMVLMLAVGCSKAETTGEVKTLNAQAVQDVVAQSKGKVVVLNFWATWCPPCRAEIPELVELRKKFSDDDLMMIGVSVDPDVADVKEFMSKDAQFNYPIYFADSDVGSFFKLESIPRTLVFDTKGKKVFDKSGSFPGSMFEAFINKLLKDR
- the hpt gene encoding hypoxanthine phosphoribosyltransferase, giving the protein MGHCLKEVFSSEVIAARIKEISKEISVTYGDQPLVCVCVLKGAYLFFADLTRSLEAEPEIDFVRLSSYGSGTSRTGSMNFSKDLEGSIADKHVLIVEDIVDTGHSVEFLKHVFSKRNPLSIKTCALIDKGERREIDLKVDFPGFVVENGFLVGYGMDYAEKYRYLNAVYELENV
- a CDS encoding N-acetyltransferase; this translates as MTIIRKARMEDAEAIHSIIKDSTKNAMVLPRSRASVYNHLRDFFVAETDDGRVVGCCALAISWDCLAEVRSMVVIPDERGSNLGGRMVEACIQEARDLGVCEVFVLTNIEAFFAKQGFVVTDKNILPQKVWADCINCPLFPDCDEIPMIMKL
- the wecB gene encoding non-hydrolyzing UDP-N-acetylglucosamine 2-epimerase, translating into MKKVFLVAGARPNLMKVAPIFRASRNLESIECDIVYTGQHYDRQMSQVFFEDLDIDEPKFNMGKSTGSHAEQTGAIMISFEKICIEHKPDLVVVVGDVNSTLACSVTARKLHIPVAHVEAGLRSGDLDMPEEINRMVTDSISNLFFTTEEHGFDNLLREGKDPASVFQVGNVMIDNLFYNVKRLGDDVTSDYQSRPLKEKLGKYAFLTLHRPSNVDCKDVLKGIVSALNKISEKLPILFPIHPRTAKMMEEFSISFSENVHTFPPLSFRESLYLWKDAQVVITDSGGLQEETTALGVPCVTVRENTERPVTVDRGTNVIAGVSEAKILSEVEKAFAKTDDPAPEIPGWDGHAAERIWEILIDYLNRG